The DNA sequence GTCTCGGGCCGAGCCCATGACTTCCACCCACCCGCGCAGCACGTGCGTGCTGCCGGGCTGGCGCAGCACGTAATAATAGATCCCCGCCGGTACGTCGCCCCACTCGTTGCGGTAGGTTTCAGCGGTGTATACCTGTTTGCCCCAGCGGTTAAAGACTTCCAGTGACCAGTCGCCCTGTAGGCCCTGGGGCGCAAACCGGTCGTTCTTGCCGTCCCCGTTGGGCGTCACCACGTTGGGCACCAGCCAGCAGCGCTGCACCTCGATGCGGCGGCTGGCCGTCTGCACGCCACAGTTGGTACGACGCTCCACGGAGTACGTGCCTGCTGCCTGCACCCGCAGCGTGGCCCCGGTAGAGCCATCCGACCACCGGTACGTGGTACCAGCTGCGTCCGGTAAAGCCGGCAGTTGCAGTACTATGCCTTGGCCCTCGCACAGCGTGGTGTCGGCACCGAGGGTGAAAGGCGGATTGCCCGGCAGCTGCTGTACCACGTGCTGGGCCTCGCTGGAGCAGCCGCCCGGGAAGGTAACGCGCACGGAGTAGATGCCCGGCTCCCCGACGACAAGCTCCGGGCCCGTAGCGCCCGTATTCCAGCGGTAAGCCGCGGCGGCGGCGTCCCGCGCGGAAAGCGTGGTCGTTGCGCCCGGGCACAGCAGTGTTTGGCCCGTAATAGCGGCTACCGGGGCCAGAACGGCGTAGCTTGCCGTGGCGGTGCAGCCGGCGGGAAAGGTTGCCGTTACCTGGTAGGTCCCGGTCTGGGCAGTCGAAATGCTGGCCGTAGTAGCCCCGGTACTCCAGCGAAACGTGGTAGCGCCCGGCGCCAGGGCTGTCAGCAGCGCTGGGCTACCGGCACTGACGCAGGCAGCCATGGGCCCGCTGATGGTTACGCTGGGCCCTACAACGGTGACGCGACGCGTGACGCTACAGCCCGCCCCATACGTGGCGGTGAGCTCATACACGCCGGGTGACGTGACGTCCAGCGTCGTAAGCGGCGAGCCCGTATTCCAGCGCAGGGAAGCCGCGCCCGGCGCGGAAGCCGTCAGACGGATGCTGCCGCCCGGGCAGAGCAGGGTGTCACCCAGGATAGACACCACGGGCTGAATGCCCACCACCTGATGCATGGCCGTGGCGGTAGCTCCACCGGGAAAGGTAGCCGTAACGGTATACGTACCCGGCTGGGTTACGGTAATGGTGGCCGTAGTGGCACCAGTACTCCAGACATAGGTGGCCGCCAGTGCAGAGGGCGTCGCCTGCAACGGTACTTGGCCGCCGGCGCAAATTTCGGTAGCGCCACTAATGCGCACGGTCGAGGCTTCGCCCAAACGGGCCAAAAACCCGCTGCCTATCCCCGACAGCGCACCTACCGGAGGCAGCGAGCCGAAGCTAGCCGGGGTGGAGACGTAGCCGCCCACGTACACATCTGTGCCGACGATGGCCAGAGCATTTCCCTGGTCGATTTCGGGACTGCCGGCCCGCTGTGCCCAAGCCCAGCTGGAGGATGTCCCTTGATCATCCAGTTGGGCCACAAATATGTCTCCTAAGCTGAAAATACCGGCACTAAGGAGCGTCGTAGTACCAAATGAAATCGAGGGACTGCCAAAAGAGCCAGTGATGCAGACGCCATTGCCATGCGGCACCACAGCGGACAGGTATTCGTCACTCTGTCGGCCCGTGCTGGCCACGGACTGTACCCAAGTAAAGCTACCGGTCGCTCCCGCATCGGTGAGCTTGGCCACAAAGCCGTCAAAGCCGGAACTGCCTCGGTTCGTTAGCGAGAGCGGACCAAAGCGGATAAGTTGTCCGGTAAAGAAGCCCCCGACGTACACGTTGGCCCCCTGCACGGCCAGGGCCGTACCGGATTCGTCCGCAGTGCTGCCCGCAGCCTGGGCCCAGGTAAAGGTGCTGGACGGACCGGCATCCGTCAGTTTGGCCACGAATACGTCGGTTGCGCCGGCCCCCAGTAGCACCGTAGATCCGAAGGCCGTGGCTTCCTGCCCAAAGGCTCCCGTCAGGTACAAGCCGTTGCCCTGCACGGCCAGCGCCTCCACGGTCTCATTGCCCCGTCCCCCGATGCGTTGTGCCCATACCACCCGGGATGTGGTGCCGGCATCCTCCACCTTGGCCACGTACCCATCGCCCAGGAAACCCGCGCTGGGGTTGGTCAGCGTCAGGGAGCCAAAGGTGGCGGTAGGACTCTGGTAATAACCGCCAACGTACACGCTCGTACCGCTGACGGCCAGCGAGGTGGCTCTATCACTGGCCCACCCGCCAAACTGCTGGGCCCAGACGAACGTGCCGGACGAGCCCGCGTCGGTCAGCTTGGCGACGAAACCATCTCTGTCACCACTATAACTACTGAGACGCATAGGGCCAAATTGGGCCTCTTCACCCAAAAACTCCCCCGCGACATACACGCTGGAGCCACTGACGGCTATTGCCGTGGGGGCATCATAACCTGGCCCCCCTGCTCGCTGTGCCCACAGAAACCGGTTGGCCGCCGGGCTCCACTTGGCAACAAAGATGTCGCTTTGCCCGGCACTGACCAAGGTGGTTCCGGCCAGCGACAGCGCGCCATAAAAGTAGCCCGCAATAAAGATATCTCCGTTGGCGGTGGTAATCGATTTAACGTTTGAAGGGTCAGCAGCCTGACTCAGGGCGAAAGCCGCCTGCCAGGCTGGGGCCTGGGCCTGGGCAATCGAGGAGGAGAGAAGAAGATACAAGAGAAGCAGAAAGCTTCTTTTCAACAAGTACAGAGACGTTGATGCCTGGGAGAAAGCAGCGAAAGTATAAGCCACGGTGTATGCGGTAAACCATCCACCAGCAGCTCGCTGGCGAAGCAGAAATAAATAAAATGGCCCGTTTTGTATGGCCAGTGATGGGCATTCGTCAAAGATACTTTTAACCGATCATTTGGCGGGTGCCTTTGTTCTAAGGAGTGGCTATTGGAAGTAAAAAGCTGATTTATATATCCTCGCCACTCAGTTTTCTGTGAAAGGTTGTCGGGGGCAGTAGAGCAGAAAAAAATACCCGCGTAATGGACTGACAAAGGCTCAACAAGCCTATCCAGTAATCAATGGAAAGGAAGCTTACGCCCGCGCGTCTTGTCTCAGGGCTAAAACGTAGAACTACAACTTGATGCCTTGACCAGAGCCGGCTGTGGAACCAGCTTTGAGGAGAAAGCGTCCGGGACTACCAACGCCCAACCGGATCCTGCTGCTTGAGGGCGTGCAGCATCTCGCGGTGGCGCTTCTCGGCCTGATCTTCCCGGTACGAAGCCACAGCCCAAATGGCGGCCGGAATCCAGCCGATCAGCGTCAGGTGCAGAATCCGCAGAGCAGTCCTTTGAGCACGTGGCCCCGGAAAATCATGGAAATACCGGGCAATAGAATGGCAAAAAGCATAGGGTAGAAGGCGAGGTTGTCCGAACAGTAAATCTAGGAGGTGTTAACAGTAGGTAGTATGTTTGGACATGGAGTATTTGTTGACCGACGCGCAGTGGGCGCGGATTGCGCCGCTGCTGCCGGGCCGGGAAGGCACGAAGGGCGAGCGGGGCCAGGACAATCGCCGATTTGTGGAAGCCGTGCTCTGGCTGCTGCGCAACGGCTGCCGCTGGCGGGCTTTGCCGGCGGCGTGGGGCAACTGGCACACGACGTACACGCGCTTCCAGCGCTGGACCGCTTCCGGGGTGTGGGCCCGGGTGCTGGCCGCGGTGCAAGAAGACGATGCGCTGCACACGCTGCTGGTGGACTCGACCACGGTGCGGGCCCACCAGCATGCCAGCGGGGCACGCAAAAAAACGGGCCGCAAGCCCTCGGACGCAGCCGCGGCGGGCTGACGACGAAGCTGCACACGGTAGCTGACGCGCGAGGCCGGTTCGTGCGTGGGGGCTTGACGGCGGTCAGCGCCACGATACCCCGCAGGCCTTGCCCCTGCTCGACGGACTCGCCCCAGCTTACCTCATTGCCGACCGCGGCTATGATTCAGACCCGCTCGTGGCCGTCTTGGCTGCCCGCGGCACCTGCGCCGTGATTCTGCCCCGGTGCAAGCGCCGCCACCCGCGGGCCTACGACGCGGCCCGTTACGCCCAGCGCCACCCCGTCGAACGGCTGTTTAGCCGACTCAAGCAGTTTCGCCGCGTCGCGACCCGATATGACAAGTTGAATGCGCATTTCTTAGCCTTTATCCACCTGGCCGCAACTGTCCTCTGGTTGCGCGACTGTTAACACCTCCTAGATACCACTTTTCCTCCTACCCTTACCCCCGGCGCTTGCGCAACGCCAGGTAATCCAGATAATAGAGCACCTTCACCGACACCGAGTTATTGTGGGGCGTGTTGATGGTGTTGCTCAGGTTGCTGAAGTAGAGCGGGGTAAACTCGTTGGCCTGAAGGTCGGGGCTGTTGGCGTTTTTCCAGACGATGCTGATCTGGGAGCCGGGCGCAAACCACCACGAGTACACCGCGTCCACGTTGAAGGCGTTGTAGGTGTTGTCGCGGGAGCGGCGGTAGTCGGCCGGGGTTTCCTCACCGTCGGGCCGCAGCGTGACAAACTCCAGGTAGCGCACGTTGCTGGTGTAGTGGCGGGTGCGCAGCGTCAGCGACATGCGGTTGGTGAAGGTGTAGGCCACCGACACCACGTTGGACACGGTGCTCACGTGGCGGCGGCCCAGCAGCACCTTATCCAGAAACGGCTTGTCCAGCGCCTGCTCCGCGTCGAGGCCGCCGTTCACGTAGCCCAGCTGGTGGGCGCTGCGGCTCCAGTCGAGGTTGTAGCGAAACGTGAGGTGGTTGTTCACGCGGTAGCGCGGGTACACGCCCAGGCTGTAGCGCACCCGGCGCGGCCGGTCCAGGCGCTCATCGTGGGCGTAATGTTGGATACCGGCATTCAGGCCCAGGGCCAGCGGCTTGCGGGTGTCGGAGTTCAGAAACGCCACGAAGTCGGTGTTGGCCGGCACGCGCACGAAGTACTCGCCCAACGACGTGGTGCGCGGCTCGAAAAAGTCGTGGGTGGTGGCGTTGTACTGCACGTCGTAGCCCACCTGCAGAAAGCTTCTGGTGAAGGTCGTGTTGAAGCCGTGGTAGACGTACAGGCTCTGGTAGCGGGCGGGCTTGTAGAGCAGCGAATGGCCGATCTGGCCGAAAAAGGCCATGTTGTTCACCTTCCAGAACGGCTGGTACTTGCGGTAGGCCACGCTCACCGACTGCGTGATGTTGTTGTTGCCGAACAGAATGCCCAAATCGTTGGGGTTGTAAGTATCCGACTCGATGCGGTGGTTTACGTCCCAGGTGAAGCTGCCGCTGATTTTGCTCAGCCCCAGCGTGTACTTGTAGCCGTCCTGGTCGTTGATGCTCTTATTCTTCCCAAACACCTGCCCCCGCCGCCGCGAGTACACCAGGCTGCCGTCCAGGCCGTAGGCGTTGTGCTTGTCGTTCAGCCGAAACAGGCCGCCCGTCACGTTGGCGTCGTAGGTGCGGCCCGCGCGCGTCACGTTGGTGTTGATCAGCGACACGTAGGAGTTGTTCTTCAGGCTCTGGTCGAGCACGACAATGTTGTAGTTGCTCAGCGGCTGGGTCATAAGCTCACGCTCGGCCCCGGTTTCGGTGTTGCGCACCGTGGCGTACATCGAGTTGCTGACGGCGTTGAACACCCCGATGCCCAGCCCCTTGCGCGTGCGCCCCGATACCTTGGTGGCGTTCAGCAGCTGGGTTTCGGCGGGGTTGCGCACCAGCTGCTCGCCCGGGCCGGCCTTCACGTCGTAGAAGCCGATGGGCGTGGCCCCCACCCGGCGCGAGTAAAACAGGTTGCCCTTGCTGAACAGCTCGGTGCCCTCGGTAAAGAACTGGCGGTTTTCGGCAAACTGCACCTCGAAGGGCGACAGGTTCAGCACCTGGTTGTCGCTCTGCACCTGCCCGAAGTCGGGCACCAGCGTGGCATCCAGGGTGAAGCTTTCGTTGATGCCCCACTTCACGTCGGCCCCGCCGTTGAGGCTCGTGGTGGTGCGGCGCGTACCCTCGGCGCTCAGCGGGTTGTGGTTCACGTAGCTGCTCACGTAGGGCGTCAGCGACAGGCGCAGCGGGGGCTGCACGTCCCGGATGCCGCGCAACTCACCCCACTGGTTCACGAAGCCGTTCACGGCGGGCTTCACCTCGTTCCAGAAAAACTGGGCGTTGTCGCGCTTGCGCTGCCTAGCAAAGTTGAGCCCCCAGAGCTGCTCGGACGCCTTGCTGAACCGAATGGCCGAGTACGGAATCCGCATTTCGGCGTACCAGTCGGTGCCCCGGATGCTGGTGCGGGCATCCCACACGGCGTTCCAGTTGAAATCTTCGCCCCCGGCCGGCGAGTAGCGCGCGTCGTACTGCACGCCGGCCGGCGTCACGCCGAAGTTGTAGCCGTTGAGCTGGTCGTGGTAGGTGTCGAGGAAGATGCAGAACAGGTCGGAGTTGCCAAACTTGTCCCGGGCCGTCATTTCGCGCAGAATCGAGTCGGGCGACACGTCGTGCAGGATGGCGCCCACGTAGAGGCTGGCGTCGTCGTAGAGCACGCGCACTTCGGTGCGGTGCCGCTCGGGCACGCCGGGGTTGGGCCGCTGCTGCACGAAGTCGGAAGCCACGGGCGCCTGCTGCCACGCGGCCTCGTCGAGCACCCCATCCAGCCGGATGGCCCCGGTGAGGCGCACGGCCTGGAGCTGGCGCTTGGGCGCGGCCGTGGCCGGCGCGGTCTGGGCCCGGGATGCCGCCGGACCAGCGCTGAACAAAGCCAGCAGCAGCAGGAAACGAAGCGGAGCAGTGAACGGCATAGCGAAAGGGATTTGGGGCAGAAAAAAAGGGCAAAGCGAAGCCGGGCAGCCGAAAAAGCGGCGCTACGCGGGCAGGCAGAAATGAAGGACCGGCGGCGGGCTGGCAGCACGGGGCCGCGGCAACCACAAGGCGGGCGGGGTGCTCCCCCGGGCGGGGCCGGCAGTTAGCAGGGATTGGTAAGCGTAGACACCGCGCTACTTTGGGAAGGTTACGGTCTACCCCAAATTATTTTTTCCGGCCGCCCGCAGTACGCCCTGTTCCGGGCAGGCAGGCAGCAAGCGGTGCCCCAGCACCAGCCTAACAAATTTTCACGCGTGCTGAAAAATTGTTAGGTAGTGGGTGACCTAACAGCTTTTCGCGCGGGCTGAAAAATTGTTAGGTAGTGGGCAACCTAACGGTTTTTCAGGCGGGACGAAAAACCGTTAGGTAGTGGCCACTGGCCAGGCGCTAAAAGCAAAAAGTCGTGAGGCCCTTGCGGGTCCCACGACTTTTCGTCTCCGGCGCCGGCCGGGCAGCCAGCCGTGATAGTAAGCGGCCGTTTACTTGCCGTCGAAGAAGAGGTTATACAGAATCCAGAGCACCGAGAGGATGGCCATGGCGTACCAGCCCCACTTGCTGTAGTTGTCTTCGGGCACGTCGTCCCGCTTCGGGCGCATTTTTAAGCCGGGAATGTTCATAGCAGCTCGCAGTATAAGAAGTCGGATACCTTATATACGTAGCCGGAGAAGCAGATTGTTCCCGGAATGCCGCTTGCCTCTGGGCGGACGCGCAGCACCGGGACCTGCGGGTGCCGCGGGCCCGCCACAGATATTTTCACAAAATCACAACACCCTATAGTGCAAACAGTAACAGAATTTTCTTACTATTGAGAACTGCTATTTCCGATCCTACCACACCTCTATTGCACCCCGTTTTAGTTTCCGCCTGGCCGCGAAGTATCGGTACGGCGGGACGCTGCGGCAGAAGCTCATTTCTGCCCCGGCACTTATTGGGAGCAACAAATCCTCTGATAGCCCATTTTAAAGTGGAAGAGGTGCTAATCATTTTTTTATATGCGTAAGCTTACTACAACCCTCAGCATGCTGAGCGTAGCCGCCACCCTACTGCTGGGAGCCTGCGAAAGCCAGTCTGTGCAACCCAAACCGGCTTCGTATTCCAGCTCCATCCCGCAGAACCGCAAGGTGATTCACTACGCCGAGTGGGATGAGTGGGGTCATGCCTCGGCCAACTGCGGCGGGTGGGGACTGTGCAACTACTGGGACTGCTGGTTCTGCGAAGTTCCCCGCACGGCCACGCACAAGGGCACCGTGGAGTATGATGACCTGACCAACGAAGGCAACCTGATTATTGCCCTGAACCCAACCCAGGAAATTGAAGCCAAGGCCATTGCGGAGAAATGGGTTTTCTACGTCGACAAAGACATTGACAACACCAATTCCCGGCTGCACGCGGGCAAATATGCCTTCGACCCGAGCGTCGGGGAATCGGGCGGCTACATCATTCCCATCACCATCAAGAAGTAACGGAACGAAAACCCGGCGAATACGAAAAGAGGCAGAAATCCGGGTCGGATTTCTGCCTCTTTTCGTATTCGCCGAAGCCGCCCTAGGCGGGCACGGTTTCTTCCAGCAGCGCGGCCAGCTCCAGCTCCTCCACATCGGGCACGGGGGCAAAGCGGCTTTCGTGGAAGTTGGCCTCCGGAAAGCCCGGCGCCACCTCCGCGTTGCTGATTTCGGCCAGCGTGATGCCAAAGCCTTTGTGTGTGTCATACAAGCCGCGCACCGTGTAAATCGGGCCGCGCTTGGGCGTCTGAATGTTCGGGTTCTGCAGCAGCAGCAGCATAAAGTCGTCGTTGGTGCACACCACCGGCTGACCAACGTGAAACAAAGGGGCTTTCATGGGGGCAAAGATACGGCAAACGACAAGGACCACGAAGCGCCAAGCGCCGCCCAATTACAGGCCAAGCCGCTGGCTGCCCGGTGGCCGCGCCGGCCTGGCCCTTAAGCGGCCGCCAACGCCGCCATGATTTCGCCAAATTGAGGCCGTTCGCCCACCGGCCGCCCGCAGCGCCGTTGCAGCTCCCACAGCGCCCGGGTTTCTTCGGGGGCGGCCGCGCAGTACGTCAGCAGCTCTTCCAGCAGGCAGCCGAAGGCCCGCACTTCCAGCTGTTGCAGTGCCCGGGCAAGGGCCGCGGCGGCGGGGTCGAAGAAGCTGGCGGCCCCGAAGTCGCTGAGCAGGGCCGCGCCGGTGGGCGTGGTCAGGATGTTGTGGGCGTACAAGTCGCCGTGCAGGATGCCGCGCCGGTGCAGGTGCTCGGCCGCCGAGGCAATGCCGCGCGCGATGCGCAGCACCGCTTCCAGACTAAACCGGGTGCCGGGGGCGTACACGTCGCGGGTGCAGGTGTCGAAGCTGGGCGGCCCGGCCAGAATCCGGAAATCGGGCGGGATGAGCGCCAGCACCAGGGCTTCGGCCCCGGCCGGGTGCCCGGTTATCTTGCCCTCCACCGTCGTCAGGCTCGGATGCGCGCCGGCGCTGATGCAGGCCACCATTTCGCTGTGGGGCAGTCCGTCGCTGGTGACGGCCCCTTTGAACACTTTCACGGCCACCTCCCGAGGCGGGACACCATCCTCAGGCTGCCAGCGGGCCTGCGAAATCACGCCCGAGGCGCCTTGCCCCAGCTCCCGGCCCAGGCTCAGCTCGGGCCAGGCAATGGGGCGAATGGGGTGCCGGGCTTCGGCGGCGGCTTCGGCGGCGGCACTGAACGGGTTGCCGGCGTAGGCCAGCCACGTCAGGCGGGGCAACGCCAGCAGCCAGGCCGGCAGCTCGGCGAGGCGGTTGGCGGCCAGGCGCAGCAGCTCCAGGCTGGTGCAGTGGCGCAGGGTTTCGGGCAGGGCCGTGAGCTGGTTGCCGGCCAGCATCAGCTTTTGCAGCTGCCGACACTCCCCGATTTCGGCGGGCAGCTCTTGCAGCTGGTTGTCGGTCAGAATCAGCCAGCGCAGCTGCGGGGGCAGCGCGGCCCCCGGCAGCGTCCGGATCTGGTTGGCCTTGAAGCCCACCATGCGCAGCTGCCGGCACTGACCCAGCACGGCGGGCACCTCGGTAAAGCGGTTATCGGAGCAGAACAGGATGCGCAGCTTGCTGAGCCGGGGCAAATCGGCGGGCAGGGCCGCGAGCTGGTTGCCAGTCAGGTTCAGGACTTCCAGCGTGTCGGCCAGGGTGAAAATCTCGCGGGGAAATTCGGTGAGGCCGCAGGAAAGGTCGAGGCGGGTGGCGCCGGCCAACGCGCCGCTGCGCAGCTGTTCGAGGGTGTGCATGCGGGCAAAGGTCGGCAAGGAGGAGCAGAACCCCACCCCTCCCCAACCCCTCCCCTCTGGGAGAGGGGCTTATGTTAGCTCTACAATGGCTGCAACGATGTCATTGCCAAAGTAAAATAAGCCCCTCTCCCGGAGGGGAGGGGTTGGGGAGGGGTGCCCGCGCAACCCTCCCCAACTTTCCGTGTTATCTTCCGAAGTACATTCCTCACCCGACCGGCCTTTTGCCCATGCCCAAACTCTCTGCTTCCGGTAAGTTTTTACTGGCCAATTCCTTTCTAACTCTCAGCCTGGCTGCTTTTGTGAATCCTACTTCCAGCGTTGCCCAAACTCCGGCCACCGCATCGGCGGCGGCGACTAACCCGCTGCTGATGGCCTGGCAGGGCCCCTACGGCGGCGTGCCGCCCTTCGATAAGGTGCAGGCCAACCAGTTCAAGCCGGCCCTCGAAGCCGGCATGGCCCAGAACCTGGCCGAAATCCAGGCTATTGCCACCAGCAAGGAGGCGCCGACCTTCGACAACACCATTGCCGCCCTGGAGCGGGCCGGCCAGCGCCTCGACGAGGTGCAGACCATCTACGGCATCTGGTCGGGCACGCTGAGCACGCCCGACATCCAGGCCATTCAGCGGGAAATGGCCCCGCGCATGGCCGCTTTCGGCGACCAGATCAACCAGAACGAAGCCCTGTTCAAGCGCATTGAGGCGGTGTACAACTCGCCCGAGAAGAAAAAGCTGACGCCCGAGCAGCAGCGCCTCACCTGGATTTACTACAACAACTTCGTGCGCTCCGGGGCCAAGCTCGACGCCCCGGCCAAGGCCCGGCTGTCGGCCATCAACCAGCAGCTGGCGGGCCTGTTCACACGCTTCAGCCAGAACGTGCTGGCCGACGAAACCGACTCGGTGCTGGTGCTCAAAACGCCCGCCGACCTGGGTGGCCTCTCCGCCTCATTGCAGGCCGATGCTGCCGCGGCTGCCACCAGCCGCAAGATTGCCGGGGCCGCCGGGGTCATCACCAACACCCGCTCCAGCGTGGAGCCCTTCCTGACCTACTCCGACCAGCGCAAGCTGCGCGAGAAGGCCTGGCGCATGTTCTACAACCGCGGCGACAACGGCGGGGCCCACGACAACAACGCCATTATCAGCGAGATTCTGCAGCTGCGGGCCGAGCGGGCCAAGCTGCTGGGCTACAAAACCCACGCCCACTGGCGCCTCGACAACACGATGGCCAAAACGCCCGAGGCGGCTATGGCCCTGATGGAGCAGGTCTGGACGCCGGCCGTGGCCCGGGTGAAGGAGGAAGTGGCCGACATGCAGGCTCTGGCCCGCAAGGAAGGCGCCGGCGCCACCTTCACCATTGAGCCCTGGGACTACCGCTACTACGCCGAGAAGGTGCGCAAGCAGCGCTACGACCTCGACCAGAACGAGGTGAAGCAGTACCTGCAGCTGGATAAGATGCGGGAAGGCATGTTCTGGGTGGCCGGCGAGCTGTTTAACTTCTCGTTCGCGCCCGTGACCAACGTGCCCGTCTACCACCCCGACGTGAAGGTGTGGGAAATCAAGGACAAGACTTCGGGCAAGCACGTGGGCCTGTGGTATTTCGACCCCTACGCCCGGCCCGGCAAACGCTCGGGGGCCTGGATGAACGCCTACCGCAACCAGGAGCGCATGAACGGCGAGGTGACGACCATCGTGTCGAACAACTCCAACTTCGTGAAGGGCAAGGACGGGGAGCCCACCCTCATTTCCTGGACCGACGCCACCACCCTGTTCCACGAGTTTGGCCACGCCCTGCACGGGCTGTCGTCGAACGTGACCTACCCCACCCTTTCGGGCACCAGCGTGGTGCGCGACTACGTGGAGTTCCCGTCGCAGCTGCTCGAAAACTGGCTGCCCACGCCCCAGGTGC is a window from the Hymenobacter aquaticus genome containing:
- a CDS encoding M3 family metallopeptidase: MPKLSASGKFLLANSFLTLSLAAFVNPTSSVAQTPATASAAATNPLLMAWQGPYGGVPPFDKVQANQFKPALEAGMAQNLAEIQAIATSKEAPTFDNTIAALERAGQRLDEVQTIYGIWSGTLSTPDIQAIQREMAPRMAAFGDQINQNEALFKRIEAVYNSPEKKKLTPEQQRLTWIYYNNFVRSGAKLDAPAKARLSAINQQLAGLFTRFSQNVLADETDSVLVLKTPADLGGLSASLQADAAAAATSRKIAGAAGVITNTRSSVEPFLTYSDQRKLREKAWRMFYNRGDNGGAHDNNAIISEILQLRAERAKLLGYKTHAHWRLDNTMAKTPEAAMALMEQVWTPAVARVKEEVADMQALARKEGAGATFTIEPWDYRYYAEKVRKQRYDLDQNEVKQYLQLDKMREGMFWVAGELFNFSFAPVTNVPVYHPDVKVWEIKDKTSGKHVGLWYFDPYARPGKRSGAWMNAYRNQERMNGEVTTIVSNNSNFVKGKDGEPTLISWTDATTLFHEFGHALHGLSSNVTYPTLSGTSVVRDYVEFPSQLLENWLPTPQVLNRFALHYQTGKPIPQALVDRIEKASTFNQGFETTEFLASALIDMKLHLAGSQKIDADKFERETLAQMGMPREIVMRHRTPQFSHVFSSDGYSAGYYSYLWSVVLASDAYSAFTEAGGPYDKAVGQRLTQNVFSVGNTIDPADGYRKFRGRDPKIDALMKERGFPLKTAAKPAPAKKAPAKKS
- a CDS encoding DUF5916 domain-containing protein; the protein is MPFTAPLRFLLLLALFSAGPAASRAQTAPATAAPKRQLQAVRLTGAIRLDGVLDEAAWQQAPVASDFVQQRPNPGVPERHRTEVRVLYDDASLYVGAILHDVSPDSILREMTARDKFGNSDLFCIFLDTYHDQLNGYNFGVTPAGVQYDARYSPAGGEDFNWNAVWDARTSIRGTDWYAEMRIPYSAIRFSKASEQLWGLNFARQRKRDNAQFFWNEVKPAVNGFVNQWGELRGIRDVQPPLRLSLTPYVSSYVNHNPLSAEGTRRTTTSLNGGADVKWGINESFTLDATLVPDFGQVQSDNQVLNLSPFEVQFAENRQFFTEGTELFSKGNLFYSRRVGATPIGFYDVKAGPGEQLVRNPAETQLLNATKVSGRTRKGLGIGVFNAVSNSMYATVRNTETGAERELMTQPLSNYNIVVLDQSLKNNSYVSLINTNVTRAGRTYDANVTGGLFRLNDKHNAYGLDGSLVYSRRRGQVFGKNKSINDQDGYKYTLGLSKISGSFTWDVNHRIESDTYNPNDLGILFGNNNITQSVSVAYRKYQPFWKVNNMAFFGQIGHSLLYKPARYQSLYVYHGFNTTFTRSFLQVGYDVQYNATTHDFFEPRTTSLGEYFVRVPANTDFVAFLNSDTRKPLALGLNAGIQHYAHDERLDRPRRVRYSLGVYPRYRVNNHLTFRYNLDWSRSAHQLGYVNGGLDAEQALDKPFLDKVLLGRRHVSTVSNVVSVAYTFTNRMSLTLRTRHYTSNVRYLEFVTLRPDGEETPADYRRSRDNTYNAFNVDAVYSWWFAPGSQISIVWKNANSPDLQANEFTPLYFSNLSNTINTPHNNSVSVKVLYYLDYLALRKRRG
- a CDS encoding gliding motility-associated C-terminal domain-containing protein — its product is MRLSSYSGDRDGFVAKLTDAGSSGTFVWAQQFGGWASDRATSLAVSGTSVYVGGYYQSPTATFGSLTLTNPSAGFLGDGYVAKVEDAGTTSRVVWAQRIGGRGNETVEALAVQGNGLYLTGAFGQEATAFGSTVLLGAGATDVFVAKLTDAGPSSTFTWAQAAGSTADESGTALAVQGANVYVGGFFTGQLIRFGPLSLTNRGSSGFDGFVAKLTDAGATGSFTWVQSVASTGRQSDEYLSAVVPHGNGVCITGSFGSPSISFGTTTLLSAGIFSLGDIFVAQLDDQGTSSSWAWAQRAGSPEIDQGNALAIVGTDVYVGGYVSTPASFGSLPPVGALSGIGSGFLARLGEASTVRISGATEICAGGQVPLQATPSALAATYVWSTGATTATITVTQPGTYTVTATFPGGATATAMHQVVGIQPVVSILGDTLLCPGGSIRLTASAPGAASLRWNTGSPLTTLDVTSPGVYELTATYGAGCSVTRRVTVVGPSVTISGPMAACVSAGSPALLTALAPGATTFRWSTGATTASISTAQTGTYQVTATFPAGCTATASYAVLAPVAAITGQTLLCPGATTTLSARDAAAAAYRWNTGATGPELVVGEPGIYSVRVTFPGGCSSEAQHVVQQLPGNPPFTLGADTTLCEGQGIVLQLPALPDAAGTTYRWSDGSTGATLRVQAAGTYSVERRTNCGVQTASRRIEVQRCWLVPNVVTPNGDGKNDRFAPQGLQGDWSLEVFNRWGKQVYTAETYRNEWGDVPAGIYYYVLRQPGSTHVLRGWVEVMGSARD
- a CDS encoding leucine-rich repeat-containing protein kinase family protein — its product is MHTLEQLRSGALAGATRLDLSCGLTEFPREIFTLADTLEVLNLTGNQLAALPADLPRLSKLRILFCSDNRFTEVPAVLGQCRQLRMVGFKANQIRTLPGAALPPQLRWLILTDNQLQELPAEIGECRQLQKLMLAGNQLTALPETLRHCTSLELLRLAANRLAELPAWLLALPRLTWLAYAGNPFSAAAEAAAEARHPIRPIAWPELSLGRELGQGASGVISQARWQPEDGVPPREVAVKVFKGAVTSDGLPHSEMVACISAGAHPSLTTVEGKITGHPAGAEALVLALIPPDFRILAGPPSFDTCTRDVYAPGTRFSLEAVLRIARGIASAAEHLHRRGILHGDLYAHNILTTPTGAALLSDFGAASFFDPAAAALARALQQLEVRAFGCLLEELLTYCAAAPEETRALWELQRRCGRPVGERPQFGEIMAALAAA